From Gimesia panareensis, the proteins below share one genomic window:
- a CDS encoding DUF3322 domain-containing protein, with translation MKSPAELTLSLRRQWENADKRETRLLGGENAWPVIHSIGLPTSKEMFSDLDSVKRHVNEWRQVNVGEVIWEGVRYRATSGPVEMPVQWKLQQPTEWINACADQTIHNEFKSLTLLAEQTDPLFHSLLIRRRSLWLSKRLDEVVQAAHLAMELESGCAAGTPLRAISLGGIDTKFFERNARLVTALLDTRFDDEVSRIGIEAFLGAISEGDHWLLLMDLDGSLLPFRRQRVRSSELRESILPGKRLLIIENESCQHQLPDVPETIAVLGSGFDLGWIEGHRLQERKIGYWGDIDTWGLQFLAKARLTVQQLDALMMTSEVYEQHSYAAVPEPIIAGVDLPTGLSNPERALYKRLLKEPKGRLEQEFLPQKFIRETILSWANS, from the coding sequence ATGAAGTCGCCTGCTGAACTGACACTGAGTTTGAGACGCCAGTGGGAAAATGCTGACAAACGTGAAACTAGACTACTTGGAGGTGAAAACGCTTGGCCTGTCATCCACTCAATCGGACTACCTACGTCAAAAGAGATGTTTTCTGATCTTGATAGTGTCAAACGTCACGTCAATGAATGGAGACAGGTCAATGTTGGCGAAGTGATCTGGGAAGGTGTCAGATATCGTGCTACCTCAGGGCCTGTCGAAATGCCAGTCCAGTGGAAACTTCAGCAGCCAACGGAATGGATTAACGCATGCGCTGATCAAACTATACACAACGAATTCAAATCATTGACATTGCTAGCTGAACAGACAGATCCACTTTTTCATTCGCTGTTAATCCGTCGACGTTCACTTTGGCTCAGTAAAAGATTGGACGAAGTTGTGCAGGCTGCTCACCTCGCTATGGAATTGGAATCAGGTTGTGCGGCGGGAACACCGTTGCGTGCCATATCACTTGGAGGGATCGATACAAAGTTTTTTGAACGCAATGCACGTCTCGTCACTGCTCTGCTCGATACGAGATTCGATGATGAAGTTAGCAGAATTGGGATTGAAGCATTCCTTGGAGCTATTTCGGAAGGTGATCACTGGTTGCTTTTGATGGACCTTGACGGCTCACTCCTGCCGTTCCGTAGGCAACGTGTTCGCAGTTCTGAATTGAGAGAGAGTATCCTACCTGGGAAGCGGTTACTGATTATTGAGAACGAAAGTTGTCAACATCAACTACCCGATGTTCCAGAGACTATTGCAGTTTTAGGTTCTGGTTTTGATCTTGGTTGGATAGAAGGTCACCGGTTGCAGGAGAGGAAAATCGGTTATTGGGGAGATATCGATACTTGGGGCCTACAATTCCTTGCGAAAGCACGGCTAACCGTCCAGCAATTGGACGCTTTGATGATGACTTCTGAAGTTTACGAGCAGCATTCCTATGCTGCTGTACCCGAACCAATCATAGCCGGAGTTGATTTGCCTACCGGGCTGAGCAATCCCGAACGAGCTCTCTACAAGCGTCTCTTGAAGGAACCCAAAGGGAGACTAGAGCAGGAGTTTCTCCCCCAAAAATTCATCCGCGAAACCATATTAAGCTGGGCGAATAGTTAG
- a CDS encoding ATP-binding protein, whose protein sequence is MDDQQEQLLYLGNDLKKGDTSYILQVLEVFNWGPFSGFHRAEFEPGGTAIIGPTGSGKTTLVDALMTLLVSQPRYNLASTGGHESDRTLISYVRGVLGGDGSDGREEVARPGKTITGVCATYTDGEEILRLGGLLWTEGSSNASQDLKRRWLFSLAEDQSLEKWLRLLHDNGVRDLMRMGRETAKLRIFDSKKAYLVHVRKFFDVGENALTLLNRAAGLKQLNSIDEIFRDLVLDDRAAFDRALEVAGEFDNLVGIHTELEMARQQQESLIPVADNYRRLVKLKEKVNCFQILKRIVSVWYAITGEQRWSQVLDQIARDRKRIVLELSCVEREEKDCQSRVDMLRERYFKLGGNVIGELENTIKVQQERVEERRRCVEDYHRMVSVFGLNKDLSKEALLHNQGLISEKHEEIQKLHDKTQEELIASLSKQRDKETKTNELESAIRKVKDRPGSNIPPKYQDFRAELAEELDLLDSDLPFLAELIEVKPNEAMWRGAIERAIGSERLRILVPEKKLEIALHWVNSRDNRLHVRLQRARSDVRPVQFFSDGFTRKLNFKSHPLRITAEQVLSKRDLHCVASSEALRDIEYGLTLEGMMSGRRGKFEKQDQFRLKENWMTGFDNKDQLKSLSDQLIELSQSVKQLKVISKQLQSNLSRFNEQLLIIKQLIKLEFSTIDLPGAESDMSRSQERLALLLDPKSDASEAKSAYESELEKLEAIRQRISDSQREIARLESECSHADDQRKKNIHRIGDGLTEEETALAEKELPIASEIEANQLDVAERQAAGDIDKELDEQLQDVTEQERRLVRLMEAARRIDTGALAETGSELEDIPDYLDRLRVLNEEALPEKLNRFLEYLNRSSDQGVTQLLSGIKEEVDEIEHRIANLNQTLVKVDYRSGRYLQLQTKRIKHERLRSLESAMRKLRDASLKDDQGESHYKALRGLVEILRDAGQNRRQQGSRALLDPRYRLQFFVVEVDRQTGNQSPPRTGSQSGSGGEKELMASHILTASLSYALCPPEASCPRYGTVILDEAFSKSSPSAAGRIIEALRIFNLHPIFVTPNKEISLLKQHTRKAICVQRPNKEASLASISWEKLEGLVRPR, encoded by the coding sequence ATGGACGATCAGCAGGAGCAATTGCTGTATTTGGGAAACGATCTTAAAAAAGGGGATACTTCATACATCCTGCAAGTTCTGGAGGTCTTCAATTGGGGCCCATTCTCTGGATTTCATCGTGCGGAGTTTGAACCTGGTGGCACAGCAATAATCGGCCCCACTGGCAGCGGTAAGACGACCTTGGTTGATGCGCTAATGACATTGCTCGTCTCACAACCACGGTATAATCTCGCATCTACCGGCGGACATGAAAGCGACCGCACGTTGATTTCGTACGTACGAGGCGTTCTGGGGGGCGATGGATCAGATGGCCGAGAGGAAGTCGCACGACCTGGTAAGACAATCACAGGGGTTTGTGCCACTTACACGGATGGAGAAGAAATACTCAGATTAGGCGGTCTATTATGGACAGAAGGTTCTAGTAATGCCAGCCAGGATCTCAAGCGAAGGTGGTTGTTCTCCTTGGCTGAGGATCAGTCGCTAGAGAAATGGTTGCGGTTATTGCATGATAATGGGGTGCGTGACTTGATGCGGATGGGACGTGAAACGGCGAAACTTCGTATCTTTGATAGTAAGAAAGCTTACTTGGTACATGTGCGGAAGTTTTTTGATGTGGGAGAAAATGCTTTAACGCTACTCAATCGCGCTGCCGGATTGAAACAGCTCAATAGTATTGATGAAATTTTTCGTGATCTTGTTCTAGACGACCGTGCTGCATTTGATCGTGCGCTTGAAGTAGCTGGGGAATTTGACAATCTGGTTGGTATTCATACCGAACTAGAGATGGCACGTCAGCAGCAGGAGTCATTGATACCTGTGGCGGATAATTATCGAAGGCTTGTTAAGTTAAAAGAGAAAGTTAATTGTTTTCAGATATTGAAACGGATCGTTTCTGTCTGGTATGCAATTACAGGTGAACAACGTTGGTCTCAGGTTTTGGATCAAATTGCTAGAGACCGTAAAAGGATAGTTTTAGAGTTGTCTTGCGTAGAACGTGAAGAAAAAGATTGCCAATCTCGAGTCGACATGCTACGTGAACGCTATTTCAAACTTGGTGGCAATGTAATAGGCGAATTAGAGAACACAATCAAGGTCCAACAAGAACGCGTAGAGGAGCGTCGCAGATGTGTTGAGGATTACCATCGAATGGTGAGTGTGTTTGGTCTTAACAAAGATTTGAGTAAGGAAGCGTTGCTCCATAATCAAGGGTTGATTTCCGAAAAGCATGAAGAGATTCAAAAGTTACACGATAAAACGCAAGAAGAATTAATAGCTTCACTTTCTAAACAACGTGACAAGGAAACGAAAACTAACGAACTCGAGTCTGCTATACGCAAAGTTAAAGATCGACCAGGTTCAAATATTCCTCCGAAGTATCAGGACTTTCGTGCTGAGCTGGCAGAGGAACTCGATCTGTTGGATAGTGATTTACCATTTCTTGCGGAACTAATCGAAGTAAAGCCAAATGAGGCAATGTGGCGCGGAGCCATTGAACGGGCTATCGGATCCGAGCGTCTGCGTATTCTTGTCCCGGAAAAAAAACTTGAGATTGCACTTCATTGGGTCAATAGCAGAGATAATCGATTACATGTACGTTTGCAGCGCGCCAGGAGTGATGTGAGACCTGTCCAGTTCTTTTCTGATGGTTTCACACGCAAACTCAATTTCAAATCGCACCCATTGCGAATAACAGCAGAACAAGTGTTATCGAAACGTGATCTACACTGCGTTGCATCTTCCGAGGCATTACGGGACATCGAGTACGGACTCACCCTCGAAGGAATGATGTCAGGACGACGTGGGAAGTTTGAAAAGCAGGATCAATTTCGATTAAAAGAGAATTGGATGACCGGTTTTGATAACAAAGATCAGCTTAAGTCTTTGTCAGATCAACTGATCGAATTAAGTCAGTCAGTCAAGCAATTAAAAGTAATTTCGAAACAGCTCCAAAGCAATTTGTCGAGATTTAATGAACAATTGTTGATAATCAAACAGCTCATCAAACTCGAGTTTTCGACCATTGATTTGCCAGGAGCAGAATCAGACATGTCACGTTCTCAGGAACGGCTTGCCTTGTTACTTGACCCTAAATCCGATGCAAGTGAGGCGAAATCTGCCTATGAATCCGAACTTGAAAAGCTAGAAGCCATCCGACAACGTATCAGTGATTCTCAAAGGGAAATAGCCAGGCTCGAATCTGAATGCTCTCACGCAGATGATCAGCGTAAAAAAAACATACACAGAATTGGGGATGGGCTTACTGAAGAGGAAACAGCATTGGCCGAAAAAGAACTCCCCATCGCCTCTGAAATTGAAGCCAATCAGCTTGATGTCGCGGAGCGTCAAGCAGCGGGTGACATAGATAAAGAACTTGATGAACAACTCCAGGATGTCACCGAGCAAGAAAGGCGTCTTGTTCGCCTGATGGAAGCTGCTCGCCGCATTGATACGGGAGCTTTGGCAGAAACAGGGTCCGAACTTGAAGACATCCCTGACTATCTAGATCGGCTACGTGTCCTAAATGAAGAAGCTTTGCCAGAGAAGTTAAACCGATTTCTTGAGTACTTGAACCGTTCATCAGATCAAGGTGTGACTCAGTTACTTTCTGGGATCAAGGAAGAAGTGGATGAGATCGAGCACCGCATTGCTAATCTTAATCAGACGTTAGTGAAAGTTGATTATCGGTCCGGCCGTTATCTTCAGTTGCAGACAAAGCGAATCAAACACGAACGCTTACGTTCCCTCGAAAGTGCGATGCGAAAATTACGTGATGCATCATTAAAGGACGACCAAGGAGAAAGCCACTACAAAGCGCTTCGTGGGTTGGTGGAAATATTACGTGACGCAGGACAGAACCGGCGACAGCAAGGATCCCGAGCCCTTTTAGACCCACGTTACCGTCTACAGTTTTTTGTGGTTGAAGTAGATCGGCAGACAGGAAATCAGTCACCACCGCGCACAGGTTCACAAAGTGGTAGTGGTGGTGAGAAAGAGTTGATGGCCAGTCATATTCTTACGGCTTCTCTAAGTTATGCTCTATGTCCTCCTGAAGCGAGTTGTCCGCGCTATGGTACTGTCATTCTGGACGAAGCATTTTCAAAAAGCTCACCATCAGCAGCAGGACGTATCATTGAGGCTTTACGAATTTTCAATTTACACCCTATTTTTGTCACACCCAACAAGGAGATCAGTTTGTTAAAACAGCACACTCGAAAGGCTATTTGTGTTCAGCGACCTAATAAAGAAGCAAGTCTTGCATCAATTTCTTGGGAAAAGCTTGAAGGACTCGTACGTCCAAGATGA
- a CDS encoding DUF4194 domain-containing protein, translating into MSNIFDRKVSGSNVGEHSVHQESTSQTANIQVEENSSLTSSDVKELTQELLKNGYIEETRKPEFFRRSVIYEKEIIAALEPLDLILRLDTHRGVAFLAVAESACNLDDGQEWTHPLVRRQRLTLEQSLLVAILRQAFVMHEQESGVGYSTAKISIDDLLPQFLTYFDDSGSDAKNESRLMRLLDQLKIYGIVSEVDKNQEVIIRPLIAHLANPESLSALLQILCEHSQSVDCSESDV; encoded by the coding sequence ATGAGTAACATCTTTGATCGTAAAGTTTCTGGAAGTAATGTTGGTGAGCATTCGGTTCATCAGGAGTCTACATCTCAAACAGCCAACATCCAGGTTGAAGAAAATTCGTCATTAACTTCTTCAGATGTGAAGGAACTCACTCAGGAGTTACTAAAAAATGGGTATATCGAAGAAACCAGAAAGCCCGAGTTTTTCCGTCGGTCTGTCATTTATGAAAAAGAAATCATTGCCGCACTTGAACCGCTTGACCTTATATTACGGCTCGATACACATCGCGGTGTGGCGTTCCTAGCTGTTGCAGAATCTGCATGCAATTTGGATGATGGTCAAGAATGGACGCATCCGTTGGTGAGGCGGCAGCGGCTCACTCTCGAGCAATCATTACTCGTCGCTATCTTGCGACAGGCTTTTGTGATGCACGAGCAGGAATCTGGAGTTGGATATAGTACTGCTAAGATCTCGATAGATGACCTTCTGCCACAATTTCTGACCTACTTCGATGACTCTGGTAGTGATGCAAAAAATGAGAGCCGTCTAATGCGACTGCTCGATCAATTGAAAATTTACGGAATTGTTTCCGAAGTCGACAAGAATCAGGAGGTCATCATACGTCCATTGATTGCACACCTTGCCAATCCGGAGTCTCTTTCTGCGCTACTGCAGATACTATGTGAGCATAGCCAATCGGTCGATTGTTCAGAAAGCGATGTCTAA
- a CDS encoding abortive infection family protein, which produces MKISQRSIKALGKIVTGDEGLSPYRSGPQLVDLFNEYGANDVYGKGFPSRWMYAEESLRAMNGTDSLAAVVCHVFDPREFMDTDKDLEPAIDFVNKRLAYDGFNVVIERGKAKIRDTEGSAVQFSSPYGDGATDAHEFIDEQIEKSEQKILDGDFDGAITNARSLLEGIMRDIEIALDADAPKKYDGNMVKLYQRVQRGLNLEPSRPDIDNPLKQVLSGLSSIIGGVAAIRNRMSDAHVRSYKPSKHHAVLVVNAVKTLANFLYDTQEYQSLKAK; this is translated from the coding sequence ATGAAGATATCGCAACGATCAATTAAGGCGCTCGGAAAAATCGTTACCGGCGACGAGGGGTTGTCCCCTTATCGCAGCGGTCCGCAGCTCGTTGATCTCTTCAACGAGTACGGAGCAAATGACGTTTATGGAAAGGGATTCCCGTCGCGTTGGATGTACGCTGAGGAATCTCTTCGCGCGATGAATGGCACAGATAGCCTCGCAGCCGTGGTTTGTCATGTCTTTGACCCACGCGAGTTCATGGACACGGATAAGGATCTCGAACCAGCAATTGATTTTGTCAACAAGCGTCTGGCATATGATGGATTCAATGTCGTCATTGAGCGAGGAAAAGCGAAGATTCGTGACACCGAGGGATCTGCTGTGCAGTTTTCCTCACCATATGGCGACGGCGCAACCGATGCTCATGAATTCATTGATGAGCAGATTGAGAAGTCGGAGCAGAAGATCCTGGACGGAGATTTCGACGGAGCAATCACGAACGCGAGGTCTCTGTTGGAAGGCATCATGCGAGACATCGAGATTGCTCTTGATGCGGACGCTCCCAAGAAGTACGACGGAAACATGGTCAAGCTTTACCAGCGTGTTCAGAGGGGGCTCAACCTCGAACCATCTCGTCCAGACATCGACAATCCACTGAAACAGGTGCTATCAGGACTCAGCAGTATCATCGGCGGTGTAGCGGCGATTCGCAACCGAATGAGCGATGCGCACGTCCGCTCCTACAAGCCCTCGAAGCATCATGCAGTCCTCGTTGTGAACGCTGTGAAAACGTTAGCGAACTTCCTGTACGATACGCAAGAATATCAGTCGCTAAAGGCAAAGTGA
- a CDS encoding alpha/beta hydrolase family protein: protein MLRICGMMMCLWGSLPGLLAAEPKPGQDAPIYQEHLDLSYYLDQNGQKQPVKSWKDWQVRRSHILANMQTVMGQVPQPENPVPLEMKVLKEVDFGPVRRLKISYHTDDPDQRVMAYLFVPQAATAVHPVPGILCLHQTNSKIGKEEPAGIRGLPNLKYALELAQRGYVTLAPDYPSFGEYPYDFKAHPEYRSGTMKAIYDNMRSIDLLQSLDYVNGDKIGCVGHSLGGHNTMFTAAFDPRIKALVSSCGFTRFHKYYGGKLKGWTSDRYMPLINSQYQNDPDQVPFDFTEIVACFAPRAFLACAPVSDSNFEVSGVKDVIRIANPIYRLSGHPENLQAVYPEAQHDFPPATRETAYQFFDRHLKDENR, encoded by the coding sequence ATGCTGCGGATTTGTGGAATGATGATGTGTCTGTGGGGGAGTCTCCCCGGGTTACTGGCTGCGGAACCAAAGCCGGGTCAGGATGCTCCCATCTATCAGGAGCACCTGGATCTGTCCTATTATCTGGATCAGAATGGACAGAAACAGCCGGTGAAATCCTGGAAAGACTGGCAGGTACGACGGAGCCACATTCTGGCGAATATGCAGACAGTGATGGGCCAGGTACCTCAGCCGGAGAATCCGGTTCCCCTGGAAATGAAAGTTCTGAAAGAGGTGGATTTTGGTCCGGTTCGGCGGCTGAAAATCTCCTATCACACCGATGATCCTGACCAGCGTGTGATGGCATATCTGTTTGTGCCTCAGGCAGCGACTGCAGTGCATCCTGTGCCGGGGATTCTCTGTCTGCATCAGACGAATTCCAAAATCGGCAAGGAGGAGCCAGCCGGCATACGTGGACTGCCGAACCTGAAATATGCACTCGAACTGGCCCAGCGGGGTTATGTGACACTGGCTCCCGATTATCCTTCGTTTGGTGAATACCCTTACGATTTCAAAGCCCATCCCGAATACCGGAGTGGGACCATGAAGGCCATCTATGACAACATGCGATCCATCGATCTGCTGCAGTCGCTGGATTACGTCAACGGAGACAAAATAGGTTGCGTCGGACATTCGCTGGGCGGGCATAACACGATGTTTACCGCTGCCTTTGATCCTCGCATCAAGGCCCTGGTTTCGAGCTGTGGCTTCACCCGCTTTCACAAGTATTATGGAGGAAAACTGAAAGGCTGGACCAGCGATCGCTATATGCCGCTGATCAACAGCCAATACCAGAATGATCCGGATCAGGTTCCCTTCGATTTTACCGAAATCGTAGCCTGCTTTGCGCCACGGGCCTTTCTGGCCTGTGCGCCGGTGAGTGACAGTAATTTCGAGGTTTCGGGAGTGAAGGATGTCATCCGGATCGCAAATCCGATCTACCGTCTCTCAGGGCACCCGGAAAACCTGCAGGCTGTCTATCCCGAGGCACAGCATGACTTCCCACCGGCGACACGCGAAACCGCCTACCAGTTTTTTGATCGTCATCTTAAAGACGAGAACCGTTAA
- a CDS encoding DUF3375 domain-containing protein has product MLRRNHPAWLLLASRNGPLTLASLKSLIDAHPGGIDFEDAVEHLAESFALHANDPEFNLGDDHSLAARRELRQWLKRGLIVERDSQLLMTDALQRSFLFLDSLEDETMTSTASRLATVQRAIEDLDAQLSHSQSSREKSLKMRIASLEKELAAVQAGEFEVLEGSQAQEGIREVYQLAVSLRADFRRVEDSYREADRSLRQRIISEKQHRGEIVDELLDGNDALVDTIEGQVFENFYQQLVKSAELEQMKQRLRSILQNEDTDKALKRKQKADLRELVSRLVKESERVIQARARSERDVRGFLKSGLADEQIRVGAILQELFQVALEVDWQSQRIRRTKGPLPPVPISIPNLPVVERYLVKQADGENFYDLDFTVVEADLAKMDEEFWRAYRALDRVQLFESTIAYLQLSRKSLTIGELAKALPPSHDLETLAYWLAMAREAGVEIDDSKETIDLFDEDECWTRFHTPLIKLTHILVDKLEPGNLE; this is encoded by the coding sequence ATGTTGCGCCGCAATCATCCCGCGTGGCTTCTTCTGGCGTCCCGTAATGGTCCATTAACCCTTGCGAGTTTGAAATCGCTAATTGATGCCCATCCAGGTGGGATCGACTTTGAAGACGCTGTTGAGCATCTGGCAGAGTCATTTGCTCTGCACGCCAATGACCCGGAGTTCAACTTAGGAGATGATCACTCTCTTGCTGCACGGCGCGAATTACGGCAGTGGTTGAAACGTGGGTTGATCGTAGAACGGGATAGTCAACTGTTAATGACCGATGCATTGCAGCGTTCATTCCTTTTTCTGGATTCTTTGGAAGACGAGACCATGACCTCAACCGCTTCGCGTCTTGCAACAGTACAACGAGCGATTGAAGATCTGGACGCACAATTGAGTCACAGTCAATCCAGTCGTGAGAAGTCACTGAAGATGAGAATTGCCTCCCTCGAAAAAGAATTAGCGGCTGTTCAGGCTGGTGAATTTGAAGTGCTAGAGGGTTCGCAGGCGCAAGAAGGTATTCGTGAAGTTTATCAACTTGCTGTGAGTCTGCGTGCGGATTTCCGCAGAGTGGAAGACTCTTATCGTGAAGCTGATCGTTCACTACGACAGCGGATCATCAGCGAAAAGCAACATCGTGGAGAGATTGTAGATGAGTTGCTTGATGGGAATGACGCACTTGTCGACACCATCGAAGGTCAAGTTTTCGAAAACTTCTACCAACAATTGGTAAAAAGTGCCGAGTTGGAGCAGATGAAGCAACGGCTCCGTTCCATCTTACAAAATGAAGATACAGACAAAGCGCTCAAACGAAAACAAAAGGCAGACTTGCGTGAACTGGTTTCACGTTTGGTTAAGGAATCAGAGCGTGTCATTCAGGCACGAGCGCGGAGCGAAAGAGATGTTCGGGGGTTCCTCAAGTCCGGACTCGCAGACGAACAAATTCGGGTCGGTGCAATATTACAGGAACTGTTTCAAGTAGCATTGGAAGTAGATTGGCAGTCGCAGCGGATACGACGTACCAAAGGCCCGTTGCCACCAGTTCCAATATCAATACCTAACCTTCCTGTAGTGGAGCGATATCTCGTCAAGCAGGCTGACGGAGAGAATTTTTATGATCTTGATTTCACTGTAGTAGAAGCAGATCTGGCGAAGATGGATGAGGAATTTTGGCGTGCTTATAGGGCATTGGACCGTGTACAGTTATTCGAGTCAACCATTGCCTATCTACAATTATCTAGGAAATCACTGACTATTGGTGAGTTAGCGAAGGCGCTGCCCCCGAGTCATGATCTAGAAACTTTGGCCTACTGGCTGGCAATGGCCCGCGAAGCTGGTGTCGAGATCGATGACAGTAAAGAGACCATTGACTTATTTGATGAAGACGAATGTTGGACACGATTTCATACACCACTTATAAAACTAACACATATCTTAGTAGATAAGCTAGAACCCGGAAATTTGGAATGA
- a CDS encoding NosD domain-containing protein, translating to MKRFQRAILFLILTFTFSFQLSFNPVSAGAAEPKLAGARPVIQAINYASIQDAIDAVPAEGGIVMLPPGKFEIDKPLVITSGDTMLVGAGGATHIHNKNEEGLDAIQIHPPADAKLPDGKKDPKPRIWRVQLQNFRVTGNEKSGRGINAKWVQEIFIHGVTCSYHGSDGIFLDFCFEDPRISDCLLTYNKAIGLNLVGCHDIVVSANHFEENQDALRCDDGFNLCMSGNNLDDHLRHGVIIENTYGSIVSANMIEECQGSAIILDRECYGVTMAANVIAHNGKGIILKDAHGCAVSANTFTLLAEDALWIGPQSGRITVTGNNFSNSYIGGGKVKRRTDDLKAAGLTLDKTRGVTVSGNVFASVRPKAVEVIEPTTHVIFGNNLLIDVESDHKLLKDSIVEHILEAAAEPVKANSK from the coding sequence ATGAAGCGTTTTCAACGAGCCATCCTGTTTTTGATTCTGACGTTCACCTTCAGTTTTCAGTTGAGTTTCAATCCGGTATCAGCTGGTGCCGCAGAGCCCAAACTGGCAGGAGCCCGGCCGGTGATCCAGGCGATCAACTACGCTTCGATTCAGGATGCCATTGATGCCGTACCTGCAGAGGGAGGAATCGTGATGCTGCCTCCCGGGAAATTTGAAATTGATAAACCCCTCGTAATCACCAGCGGGGATACGATGTTGGTGGGGGCCGGCGGAGCGACGCATATCCACAATAAGAATGAAGAGGGCCTGGATGCGATTCAGATTCATCCACCGGCTGATGCAAAGCTGCCGGATGGAAAAAAGGATCCGAAGCCGCGGATCTGGCGTGTGCAGTTACAGAACTTTCGCGTGACTGGAAATGAAAAGAGTGGGCGAGGTATCAACGCCAAGTGGGTGCAGGAAATCTTCATTCATGGTGTAACTTGCAGCTATCATGGCAGCGACGGAATCTTCCTGGACTTCTGCTTTGAGGATCCGCGCATTTCGGATTGTCTGCTGACCTATAATAAAGCGATCGGGCTGAACCTGGTGGGCTGCCATGACATCGTGGTTTCGGCCAATCACTTCGAAGAGAATCAGGATGCCCTCCGCTGTGATGACGGGTTCAATCTCTGTATGAGCGGGAATAATCTGGATGACCACCTGCGGCATGGCGTGATCATCGAGAATACCTATGGATCGATCGTCAGTGCCAACATGATTGAAGAGTGCCAGGGAAGCGCCATTATCCTGGACCGGGAATGCTACGGAGTGACGATGGCTGCCAATGTGATTGCTCATAACGGGAAAGGGATCATCTTGAAAGACGCTCATGGTTGTGCCGTCAGCGCCAACACATTTACACTCCTGGCAGAAGATGCTTTGTGGATTGGTCCCCAGTCCGGACGGATTACCGTCACCGGGAATAACTTCTCTAACAGCTATATCGGCGGTGGGAAGGTTAAACGCCGTACGGATGACCTGAAAGCAGCGGGGCTGACGCTGGATAAAACCCGTGGCGTGACTGTCTCTGGAAACGTGTTCGCGTCTGTGCGTCCCAAAGCTGTCGAAGTGATCGAACCGACCACGCACGTCATCTTCGGAAACAACCTGCTGATTGATGTAGAATCGGACCACAAGCTGCTGAAAGATTCGATCGTCGAACATATTCTGGAAGCGGCGGCAGAGCCCGTGAAAGCGAACTCCAAGTAA